TTGACTGTCAGTCCTCGTCCATCAATGCGTAGTATGATTCTATTACTGTTTCTGCGAGATCTCCAGGAACCTTGTACTGGTTGACTAGTACCTTGTAAATCTCGCTTCCAGTTAGTCCTTTCACATTTAATTCTCTAACCAAAGACAACACGCTGTCAAACAGTTTCCTGCTGAGATCATCATCTATAGTGAATAACCCTTGAATCACCGTAGACACACATATCTTGAAAGCTTCCGTATTTCCGATACAAGGCAACGGCAGATCGCATATAAGCTTTACTCCTTCTAGGTTTTTAGAGGCTTTTACCATTGGAATATCGGATAATTCTTTTCCTTGTTTCTGTCTAATTCTCTCAGTTTCAACTCTTAGGAAATCTTTTTGCACGATGCGTATGATTAGGTTCTTGTTAAAAAAGAAAAGATTTACTATGCAGATCTCGTTCCCACACTCATATACCATCGAGTCTCCGAATTCTTCTTCCAGTATGTTCATAAGGTTAGTTAATTTTTCCTCCAAAAAATTCACCAGAGAAATTTGTGAAGTTTATAAAAAAAGAAATTGTCGTTTAGGAAAGAATTGTTAGTGTTGTGTTGCATTCCATTTCCAGTATTATTAGGATTGGTTGTACTTGTGGACATACAGTTCCAGTTTCTACTTCTGCATTACGGATCAGGGATGATGCGTCCTTCAGATCTGACATTGCAACTGTGGTATTATCCGTGTTCGGAGCTTTGTTTAGGTATTGTAGAGCTAAGCGGAGATTATTTATCACAGTATTATTGGTAGCATTACAGGATTTTTGTTCCACGATTATAGCAAATTTAGTGTCTTTTATGAGAGTTCTAACTTCCATCTTGTAAACGATTTCCTTTGCCATTCTTATTTGGCGTCCAGTGTGCTGCATTCCTTTGAAGTCGTTTTGTGCCATTTCCTCCACGAGGGATACTAGTTTACTTACTGACTTTAGAAGGCCTTGCGTTTCCATAAATCCCTTCGGTAGCATAGTTGTTGTTTCTTGGATTAGGCCTTGTGTTTCATTTATAAGTGACAAGAGGTTTGATTTGGTCTGATTCAAGTTTGGCGATCCATTCCAAGCTTCTGTTAATGCTTTATGATACAATGATGTTATGTTATTCAGGTTGCTTGCTATAGTTTTAAGATTGTTCTTTATGTTCTGTGGTAGAGCAGCGTTTTGTTCTATGTCGCTAATTATTTCAGATGCCCTTTGAAGTCTAAATGAAATCATTGTTAAATGCATTTGTGACTTTTCCACCATACTGGCCCTATTCTGAAAGTGGGAGATAGCTTCTGCTTGCATGGTTCCATAATTGTGTAGCATTTTGAAAGCGGCTATAGTTACCCATAGCTTTGTACAGTTTACTGTGTTGTTCAACTCTTTAATAGTATTTATGAGAACTTTATTCTCCATTGAAAGCTTCTCTTCAACATGCATTAGGTTGTTAGCTGGTCCCTTTAATCCCCTGTTCTCTAATTCAACCTTTTTCATGGCTAGCATCTGTATTTTCATATTTGATTGCACTAGCCTCTTTTCTAAGGTTTTCATTATAACCTGTTTAAAGTGGCATGCTGTTAATGAGTCAATTATATGTTTAGCCTCAATTATATTATCTCTAGCGTTTGTCAAGTAATGCGATACGGTACTAGCTGTTCCATTGCTACAATTCCCATTTGATTCCTTGAGAATATCCAGCGCCTCAGTAACATTCGCCTTTGCTTCTTCTAAATATGTCAGTGCCTGGGTTAGAGGTTCATTATAATATCCTTTGGTACTTGTATTTAATCTATAAACCATGTTATTGAGCTTTGTTACAGTGTAATTCATTCCTATAGCTATTCTGTATAAACCTCTGCAATGATGAGTTGTCTGGTTTGATAGCATCATGAATGCTTGTGCTACTAGAATATCGGCTAACGTGGAGTTAGTCTGCCTTGCTTGCGCTGCCTCTTCTAAAATACTAATAACTTGGTTGCTGGCTTTTAATTTTCCTTGATTAATTAATTCGAGTAATATTGTTTCTGGATATAATTTCTGGGCTGATTCGGCTGAAGTATTCTCTGATAATATGCTGAAGTTTCCAACTGCCGGAGCTATTAATGCTATTAGGAGGAAGACCGCGATTACCTTTAATTTTAGGGTCTCCATGACTATCACCTTTTTTGTTTCTGACTTCTTTATTTGGTGTTCGTTTTAGATAAGGGTCATAGTGAAACACACGAGTTCCAAATTGTTCCACTTAGGTGGAACGTTCCTTGCTAGCTGTTTGCTAGGAGATCCCGGCCTTTGTTTGTTAGGCTAATTTCCACTTTACCTATACCCTTGCTCGTTTCTATTAGACCCATTTCCTCGAGTTTTCTTATTCTTCTCCACACAACCGATTTGCTTAGACCGCTTTCTTTTGCTAAGCTCGAAATGCTGTGACCGCCTTTTTTAATTAAATTGAGTAAAAGGAAGTCTCTATCATCGATTCTTGACTCGATTAGATCAAAACCATTTTCAGATGTCGTTTTCTTATGTGATAAAACATAAATAGCCAAAACCACAGCGGCCAAGAATAATCCCAGGATTATATACGTCCAAGTATCTTTTCTCATAGTTCTATAGATAGGTGTTGATGTTTGAGTCGTACCTGTTGTTGATGTTCCTTGAGAAGCGGTTGTAGACTGGGTATATGACCCGGATACTGTACTACTTCTACTTTGTGATCCTGTCGTGCTGACTCCTCCTTGAGAAGTAGTTGTAGACTGGGTATATGACCCGGATACTGTAGTGCTGGTTCCCCCTGGCATTGTTGAGGTTGTTGTATAAGTAGTAATAGAATAGTATATTGTATAGACTCCTGGGTTGAGATATGTCAGTGTTATTCTGCTATAATTTGCGTAGATATTAGGGGAATCACTTGCATATACTAAGCTACCATTAGTTGGAAGAATAATCGTCGATTTCCCCGAAGCATGTATTTCGAGGAGATAGGTATCGGATACAGAAGTCGGATATATAATATATGACAGTTGAATGCTCTGAGTATCGTTGTTTAAGAATACAGTAATCTCACCTCCTCCTACAAGTACTGGGAGCGGAGTCCCATTCTGATTTACTGCTACAACACTCTCCTCGAAAGTTCCGGAATCCTCTGGAATTGTCAGGTTCGTTAACCCTTGAACTTGTTTAATGTAGGTAACAACATAAACAATACCATCTCTACAGTCATATGTGCTAGAAATTACTGGTGTTTCAGCCGATACCGAAGGCAGAAATACTAATAGAATAATGGTTAATACAGAAATTATGCTCAGTAGTTTCCTCACCTAACCTCACCTAGCCCCATGGGATATTTTACACTATCCCATTAATTATATAATTAGTATAACTGGTATATTCTGTAATCTAGGTGTATCGGTTGGATAACATATCATCTATTTATAGGTACGCTTGTCCTAACTGCGGTGGACCTATAGATGATTATAGACTAGAGCTTGGTGTTCCATGTGACAAGTGTCTACCTGTTCTTCCCGAGAGCATTTCTAGGGAACAGGTCTACAAGATGCTTGTCAAAAACGGACGTCTCAGCAGAGACTATGAAATACTTCATAAGCAGTGGAGGCTAACGAAGAAATTCGAGGTGTTCTTCGAGAAAGCAGTCGGCTCTAAGCCCTGGGGTGCTCAGAGGACTTGGGCTAGGAGGCTTGCTAGAAGGGACAGTTTCTCGATAATAGCTCCTACTGGTGTAGGGAAAACTACATTCGGCCTAGTGTACTCTGTTTTTCTCGCCTGCCGTAAACATGGTAAATCATATGTAATTCTTCCTACTACGCCTCTGGTGGTACAGGCCTTAAAGAAGCTCCATAGCTTGATGGAATCCGCAAATTGCCATGTTAGAGTTGCATACTATCATTCTAGGATGAAGAAAAGTGAGAAGGAAAAAATGCTTGAT
This genomic interval from Candidatus Tiamatella incendiivivens contains the following:
- a CDS encoding winged helix-turn-helix transcriptional regulator, which codes for MRKLLSIISVLTIILLVFLPSVSAETPVISSTYDCRDGIVYVVTYIKQVQGLTNLTIPEDSGTFEESVVAVNQNGTPLPVLVGGGEITVFLNNDTQSIQLSYIIYPTSVSDTYLLEIHASGKSTIILPTNGSLVYASDSPNIYANYSRITLTYLNPGVYTIYYSITTYTTTSTMPGGTSTTVSGSYTQSTTTSQGGVSTTGSQSRSSTVSGSYTQSTTASQGTSTTGTTQTSTPIYRTMRKDTWTYIILGLFLAAVVLAIYVLSHKKTTSENGFDLIESRIDDRDFLLLNLIKKGGHSISSLAKESGLSKSVVWRRIRKLEEMGLIETSKGIGKVEISLTNKGRDLLANS